Proteins encoded within one genomic window of Gammaproteobacteria bacterium:
- a CDS encoding succinate dehydrogenase assembly factor 2 produces MSDDLSREQNIARLRYSCRRGMLELDALLARFISSSQFAQLTAEQIKNFDRLLDETDPQLLSWFMGQEICNDAELRELINIIVAF; encoded by the coding sequence ATGTCAGATGACTTATCACGAGAACAAAATATCGCGCGGCTGCGTTATAGCTGCCGCCGCGGTATGCTCGAGCTGGATGCTCTTTTAGCCCGATTCATTTCATCATCTCAGTTTGCTCAACTCACCGCAGAACAAATTAAAAATTTTGATCGATTATTGGATGAAACTGATCCTCAATTGCTCAGTTGGTTCATGGGGCAAGAGATTTGCAATGATGCTGAGCTGCGTGAGCTAATTAATATTATCGTCGCGTTCTAA
- a CDS encoding MFS transporter produces MTESQVSRNSVMLGWAICGLGALFYCYEYLLRIEPSVMVPDLMHKFQLTAEEFGFITSLYYIAYTPMQIVVGLMTDIMGPRKMLTLAVLICALGSLLFGSTDLVWLAGTGRFLVGFGSAFAFVGVLKLAAIWLPISRFALFAGLATALGMVGAMTGVVQLSSLVESIGWEKTVFIGTVIGFMLVPVIWLVVRDTHGDPEYMEPLERVTLREALRGVWSIAKNIQMWYAGLIGLALYMSLSVFGELWGVDFLVKTYGYTPHQASYANAMVFAGWLVGAPFAGWFSDLLRSRRMTLILGCVTSGLCFLTLLYLTPQSPYIVYALIFLFGFFSSTEIVCFAIGRENCPFHMSGSAVSFVNMLVMFGGMLFSPLVGKLLDHTWTGQMVDGVRTYSAANYQVALVMIPLCLFAALILSFMMRESYGAGEDA; encoded by the coding sequence GTGACAGAATCGCAAGTATCGCGTAATTCGGTAATGTTGGGCTGGGCTATTTGTGGTCTGGGTGCCTTGTTTTATTGTTATGAGTATCTTTTGCGCATAGAACCGAGTGTGATGGTTCCAGACTTAATGCATAAATTTCAATTAACTGCAGAAGAATTCGGGTTTATTACTTCACTCTATTATATCGCTTATACACCTATGCAAATCGTCGTTGGATTGATGACAGATATCATGGGTCCGCGGAAAATGTTAACGCTAGCGGTGCTGATTTGTGCGCTAGGCAGCTTACTTTTTGGTTCCACCGACCTGGTGTGGTTGGCTGGCACGGGGCGATTTTTAGTCGGTTTTGGTAGTGCGTTTGCGTTTGTGGGCGTGCTCAAACTAGCCGCGATCTGGTTGCCCATTAGTCGATTTGCCTTGTTTGCTGGTTTGGCGACAGCCTTGGGTATGGTTGGGGCAATGACGGGGGTTGTTCAATTATCGAGCCTTGTAGAGTCAATCGGCTGGGAAAAGACGGTATTTATTGGGACGGTCATCGGTTTTATGCTTGTGCCGGTCATTTGGTTAGTTGTGAGAGATACCCATGGTGACCCTGAATATATGGAACCTCTAGAACGGGTTACATTACGGGAAGCTTTGCGTGGTGTTTGGTCAATCGCCAAAAATATTCAAATGTGGTATGCCGGACTTATTGGTCTTGCTCTCTATATGTCCTTGTCGGTGTTCGGTGAATTATGGGGCGTCGACTTCCTTGTGAAAACATATGGTTACACACCTCATCAAGCTTCATACGCCAATGCGATGGTATTTGCAGGTTGGTTAGTTGGGGCTCCTTTTGCAGGATGGTTTTCAGATTTACTCCGATCACGTCGGATGACTCTGATTTTAGGATGTGTTACATCCGGGTTGTGTTTTCTAACACTTCTTTATCTCACGCCTCAATCTCCTTATATCGTTTATGCATTGATTTTCCTGTTTGGGTTTTTCTCTTCAACAGAGATCGTGTGTTTTGCGATTGGTCGAGAAAATTGCCCGTTTCATATGTCAGGCTCTGCGGTTTCCTTCGTTAACATGCTGGTTATGTTTGGTGGAATGTTATTTTCACCGCTCGTTGGAAAATTGCTTGACCATACTTGGACAGGTCAAATGGTCGATGGAGTGAGGACATATTCAGCAGCGAATTATCAAGTGGCTTTGGTGATGATTCCGTTATGCTTATTTGCTGCTTTAATTCTATCTTTCATGATGCGCGAATCGTATGGCGCAGGTGAAGATGCGTAA
- the gloB gene encoding hydroxyacylglutathione hydrolase produces MASPFVIEIQLINALSDNYIACMINAATKNCIIVDPGEADPVFNFLNDHHLNLSGILITHHHWDHINGIEKLLQKFDVPVYGPAKEPVPGMTHHLNDGDVINLERLGMTFNVMHIPGHTLGHIAYYNDDVVFTGDTLFTAGCGKIFEGTIDQMYNSLMRIVSLNEKTLVYCGHEYTASNLKFSQTVEPENLDIQQRIDQVTQLRQKNLPTVPAPLSLEKMTNPFLRCAVPSVKKAAENYAGKVLNTPQEILGILRSWKNNL; encoded by the coding sequence ATGGCGTCACCTTTTGTGATCGAGATACAACTTATCAACGCATTATCAGACAATTATATTGCTTGCATGATTAATGCTGCCACAAAAAACTGTATCATCGTTGATCCAGGCGAAGCAGATCCTGTTTTCAATTTCCTCAACGATCATCACCTCAATTTATCAGGCATTTTAATCACTCATCATCACTGGGATCACATCAACGGCATAGAAAAATTATTACAAAAATTTGATGTTCCGGTTTACGGCCCTGCAAAAGAACCGGTTCCAGGGATGACTCATCATCTTAATGATGGCGATGTCATTAATCTAGAAAGACTAGGAATGACATTTAATGTTATGCATATTCCTGGGCATACACTGGGTCATATAGCTTACTATAATGATGATGTTGTATTTACTGGTGATACTTTATTCACAGCGGGCTGCGGAAAAATTTTTGAAGGCACAATAGATCAAATGTACAATTCTCTAATGAGGATCGTCTCACTGAATGAAAAAACATTAGTGTATTGTGGACATGAATATACTGCATCAAATTTAAAATTTTCGCAGACAGTAGAGCCTGAAAATCTTGATATCCAACAGCGAATTGATCAGGTAACACAACTACGTCAAAAAAATCTTCCTACTGTTCCCGCTCCGCTTTCTCTTGAAAAAATGACCAACCCCTTTTTACGCTGCGCAGTTCCGTCAGTCAAAAAAGCGGCGGAAAATTACGCTGGAAAAGTATTGAACACGCCACAAGAAATACTTGGAATACTACGATCCTGGAAAAATAATTTATAA